The Methanocorpusculum vombati genome segment TTTACGTACGCCCCCATGGAAATCCACGCGTTACCCGCTGCATCATCAGTTCGGAACTGGAGGGTCGTCGGTGTGAATGCACCATTTGCGGCATATTTTGCCGGTACGAATGATTCAGCAAAGAGAATAAACCGTTCACCGGTAGAGACGATCGGTTCTGGATCGAGACCGGGGGCCTTGAGATCTGCGTCAACGGTGAGATTCGTGAACTTCATCATCCGTACACCCCATTTTGTGGCGTCTGCGGGATTATTGAAATAGTATCTGAGACGGTTCGGATTCACATTGGGATTGCCGGGGTCAAGTGCCGATGAGATAGGATCACTATAAGATCCGTAACATTCTCCTCCTCCTCCGTATTCTTTATCCTGAATATAATAC includes the following:
- a CDS encoding type IV pilin, which codes for MVTKKTNQTDEAVSPVVGVMLMLVVTIIIAAVVSMFASGLMGDTPAPSTAQVKFLGISSTGTDMKLDDGLVGLLFEVESGALDLRTLKYYIQDKEYGGGGECYGSYSDPISSALDPGNPNVNPNRLRYYFNNPADATKWGVRMMKFTNLTVDADLKAPGLDPEPIVSTGERFILFAESFVPAKYAANGAFTPTTLQFRTDDAAGNAWISMGAYVNGNCLFTLSDTDGTVYFSDYLKASDVL